A segment of the Prosthecobacter sp. genome:
GTCATTTTCCACCTGCAAGATGGCTTCATGACGCAACCGACGACCCTCATTCTGCTTTTTGCCCTCACCACTGCACAGGTGCTTGGTCAGGAGCCTACTCCAGAAAAGCCGGACGAAACTCCACCGCCGGCCATGCGCGGCGGTTTTGGCAAAGGAAAGGGGAAGGGCAAAGGCCGCTTCATGCCACCCGTGCCTCCGACTCCTTCACCGGTGCCAGCTCCCCCACCGGCTCCAGCATTGCCTCCGAGCACGCCGACGGGTCAGACGCCATCCGGCGCAAAGGGAGGGCAGGCTGCCGGTGCGGACTTCTTCCAGCAGAAGATCCTGCCCGTGCTTCAGCAGAAGTGCTTCAACTGCCATCAGACCGGGCGCAAAATGAAGGCCGGACTCGCAGTGGATTCGCATGCGGCGCTGATCGCGGGCGGTGACAGCGGCCCTTCGCTCGTGCCGGGCGATGCCGCGAAGAGCCTGCTCTATGTCTCGATGACGTATGCGGATGACGATTTGCAGATGCCGCCGCGTGAACGGCTCTCCGCGTCTGTGCTGGCCGATTTTAAAAAGTGGATCGAGATGGGTGCGCCATTTGGCATCAACTCCACTCCGGTAGCGAGCAAAGGCGCGCCTGTGGCTGAAACGGAGAGCGGCGGCTTTTTCGCCACACTCACGGCTGCGCGTGGTAACTCCGTGACTTACACCCGTGATGATGCTGGCGGTGGCATGATGCGTGGCGGCATGGGCAAAGGAATGGGCAAGGGCGGCGCGATGCGCGGCGGAGGCGGTGAAACGACGCA
Coding sequences within it:
- a CDS encoding c-type cytochrome domain-containing protein — translated: MTQPTTLILLFALTTAQVLGQEPTPEKPDETPPPAMRGGFGKGKGKGKGRFMPPVPPTPSPVPAPPPAPALPPSTPTGQTPSGAKGGQAAGADFFQQKILPVLQQKCFNCHQTGRKMKAGLAVDSHAALIAGGDSGPSLVPGDAAKSLLYVSMTYADDDLQMPPRERLSASVLADFKKWIEMGAPFGINSTPVASKGAPVAETESGGFFATLTAARGNSVTYTRDDAGGGMMRGGMGKGMGKGGAMRGGGGETTQKLADKALITSATLARRTQDLLVGIELSGGLSNPAFDAVRQGGARAHLVVKDGQITELKLITAQEESDAPIAVKPKRPPSKSTTLTP